In Kaistella faecalis, a genomic segment contains:
- a CDS encoding efflux RND transporter periplasmic adaptor subunit produces the protein MKKNTIITILAILGIGAAFYFILQRNKKSNEEKVAIVAEKNKDVAVRTTVVKAEDISGEFTVNGTFLPNRQAQVSAEMGGQLIALYVKEGSYVRAGQSIGRMAGEKLNVNVSGAKANLDNAIMALNRYEMAYKTGGVTALQLDQARLQVKNARTQLQGANLQSGDTNVISKVSGIVNQKFVEVGTVLNPGTPIVEVVDISSVKLKVDVDQSMVSQLAVGNTVKVQPDVVEGAIDGRITFIAPSASGALKFPVEITVSNSFNKLKAGMYGTAIFNRSGNNNVLTIPREAFVGSVSDNLVFVVRDNIAYLTKIQGGANYGSKVEVISGLKAGDEVVTSGQINLTDKTPIRKLK, from the coding sequence ATGAAAAAGAATACAATCATCACGATACTTGCCATCCTGGGAATTGGCGCTGCATTTTATTTCATTCTTCAGCGTAACAAGAAAAGCAATGAAGAGAAAGTAGCCATCGTGGCCGAAAAGAACAAAGATGTAGCCGTGCGTACAACTGTAGTTAAAGCAGAAGACATCAGCGGAGAATTTACTGTGAACGGAACTTTTTTACCAAACAGACAGGCTCAGGTTTCAGCAGAAATGGGCGGACAGCTTATTGCACTTTATGTAAAAGAAGGCAGCTACGTAAGAGCTGGACAGAGTATTGGCAGAATGGCTGGTGAAAAGCTCAATGTAAACGTTTCCGGCGCGAAAGCAAATCTGGATAATGCGATTATGGCGCTGAACCGTTACGAGATGGCTTATAAAACCGGAGGAGTAACAGCGCTGCAGCTCGATCAGGCAAGGCTTCAGGTAAAAAATGCCAGAACGCAGTTACAGGGAGCAAATCTTCAGTCAGGTGATACGAATGTTATTTCTAAAGTCAGCGGTATCGTAAACCAGAAATTTGTTGAAGTTGGAACCGTTTTAAATCCGGGAACTCCAATTGTTGAAGTGGTAGATATCTCTTCAGTTAAGCTTAAAGTTGATGTTGACCAGTCTATGGTAAGCCAGCTTGCGGTAGGCAATACGGTAAAAGTTCAGCCTGATGTGGTTGAAGGTGCTATTGATGGCAGAATTACTTTCATCGCGCCGTCAGCTTCAGGAGCACTGAAATTTCCGGTAGAAATTACCGTTTCCAACAGTTTCAACAAACTGAAAGCAGGGATGTACGGAACTGCAATCTTTAACAGAAGCGGCAACAACAACGTTCTTACGATTCCTAGAGAAGCTTTTGTAGGAAGTGTAAGCGATAATCTGGTGTTTGTTGTGAGAGATAATATTGCTTATCTGACGAAAATTCAGGGAGGCGCAAACTACGGAAGCAAAGTGGAAGTTATCAGCGGTTTGAAAGCAGGTGATGAAGTTGTTACCAGCGGCCAGATCAACCTTACCGACAAAACGCCGATCCGTAAACTTAAATAA
- a CDS encoding curli production assembly/transport protein CsgE — MKTLISILVVFFLANHTSAQHLSGITGKIITENKEGLLKITATAISKSSIHYSLNYILVSVKKGKNGSSSNKQSGKFSLKPNETKTFAETNINLTKQDALKVYLFVKDEESDKLLSKDSLEVNPEKFSSAVSYIPESSIELVGLTIDETKTRLGQLFYESFFKKYNQIPKKFEGTVTISELPSFGRNSRIIVSQDDQMIHSFLTRPDEESIDAEADRALANLAEYNSRNSLKNKEFKY; from the coding sequence ATGAAAACTCTCATCTCAATTCTAGTCGTTTTTTTTCTGGCTAACCATACCTCTGCTCAACATTTAAGCGGAATTACCGGAAAAATTATAACCGAAAACAAAGAAGGTCTACTGAAAATTACAGCCACCGCAATTAGCAAATCAAGTATTCATTACAGCTTGAATTACATTCTAGTTTCTGTGAAAAAAGGAAAGAACGGAAGTTCGAGCAATAAACAAAGCGGCAAATTTTCATTAAAACCCAATGAAACTAAAACCTTTGCAGAAACTAATATCAACCTTACGAAACAAGATGCCTTGAAAGTGTATTTGTTTGTTAAGGATGAGGAATCTGATAAATTACTATCAAAAGACAGTTTGGAAGTTAATCCGGAAAAATTCAGTTCTGCAGTTAGTTACATCCCCGAAAGCAGTATTGAGTTGGTGGGCTTAACAATTGATGAAACCAAAACCAGACTCGGGCAATTATTCTACGAATCCTTTTTTAAAAAGTATAACCAAATTCCTAAGAAATTCGAAGGAACTGTAACCATTTCTGAACTTCCATCATTTGGGCGTAACAGCAGAATCATTGTCAGTCAGGATGATCAAATGATTCACAGCTTTTTAACCCGCCCTGATGAAGAATCTATAGATGCTGAAGCCGACCGGGCACTGGCAAACCTTGCGGAGTATAATTCCAGAAACAGTTTGAAAAATAAGGAATTTAAATATTAA
- a CDS encoding carboxypeptidase-like regulatory domain-containing protein: MKKLLYILTFFALIFSIISCSEELVDKVQTGTLKGVVIKKGTNQPLKNVKVHTTPSTETVFTKDDGSFIIENIPIGDYSVRAELMGYLTSFQGVSLKNNAQVVSVVFELSDDDSLNSSPSVPILLSPVDNAINQPLSVDLSWNATDADSLDILKYKLTVKNDFDSQVVEINDLTEKHYFLENLKFGVTYYWQVSVNDGVNPAVNSEVFRFKTNSVPNNRFHYVKNTNGNYYVVSSDEANTNFQFTPLSTNSWRPRLNQNAGLIAFLRTVGGNAHIFTAKPDGSQPFQVTAIPIAGFNNAEIDFSWSTNGKEFLYASFSKLYRINKDGSGLELVYSTPDGSFISECDWSYDGSKIALKTNDPNGYSVKIYVIDMLGNTVKTVLENVAGAAGGLNFSVDGNLLLYTHDISGHQEDNYRQLNTHIFIYNMLTDTHTDISAATDKPDGSNDLDPRFSPNNADVIFTNTSNDGISVKNILKIILEDNSRTTLFPDAEMPDWE; encoded by the coding sequence ATGAAGAAACTATTATATATCCTTACGTTTTTTGCGCTGATATTCTCTATTATTTCGTGTAGTGAGGAGTTGGTAGATAAAGTTCAGACCGGAACTTTAAAGGGCGTTGTTATTAAAAAAGGTACCAATCAACCTCTCAAAAATGTAAAAGTCCACACTACCCCATCTACAGAAACTGTTTTCACCAAAGATGACGGAAGTTTTATCATAGAAAACATCCCAATTGGCGATTATTCAGTCCGGGCAGAGCTCATGGGCTACCTTACAAGTTTTCAGGGCGTTAGTCTCAAGAATAATGCTCAAGTAGTTTCGGTTGTTTTTGAACTTAGTGATGATGATTCACTGAATTCTTCGCCATCGGTTCCTATACTATTAAGTCCGGTAGACAATGCTATTAATCAGCCACTTTCAGTAGATTTATCATGGAATGCAACAGATGCTGACTCTTTGGATATTTTAAAATATAAACTCACCGTTAAAAATGATTTCGATAGTCAGGTTGTTGAAATTAATGACTTGACAGAAAAGCATTATTTTCTTGAAAATTTGAAATTTGGCGTAACTTATTACTGGCAGGTTAGCGTAAACGACGGAGTGAATCCAGCGGTAAACAGTGAAGTTTTCAGGTTTAAAACTAATTCCGTTCCCAACAACAGGTTCCATTATGTAAAGAACACCAATGGCAATTACTATGTTGTTTCGAGTGATGAGGCCAATACGAATTTTCAGTTTACACCTCTTTCAACAAACAGTTGGCGGCCCCGACTCAATCAAAATGCGGGCTTAATAGCTTTTCTAAGGACAGTCGGCGGAAATGCACACATTTTTACCGCAAAGCCGGATGGTTCGCAGCCATTCCAGGTCACAGCAATTCCGATCGCAGGGTTTAATAATGCAGAAATTGATTTCTCATGGAGTACAAATGGAAAAGAATTTCTCTATGCAAGCTTCTCTAAACTTTACCGGATTAATAAGGACGGCAGTGGATTAGAACTTGTTTACTCAACGCCGGACGGTAGTTTTATTTCAGAATGCGACTGGAGTTACGACGGGAGCAAAATTGCATTGAAAACGAATGATCCTAACGGTTATAGTGTTAAAATTTATGTCATCGACATGTTGGGAAATACAGTGAAAACTGTGCTGGAAAATGTAGCAGGTGCGGCGGGAGGACTTAATTTTTCTGTAGACGGTAACCTTTTACTCTATACCCATGATATTTCCGGTCATCAGGAAGATAATTACAGGCAGCTCAATACACATATCTTCATTTATAATATGCTAACGGATACACACACCGATATTTCTGCGGCAACTGACAAGCCCGATGGAAGCAACGATTTGGATCCCCGATTTTCGCCTAATAATGCTGATGTGATTTTTACCAATACCTCTAATGACGGCATATCAGTAAAAAATATATTAAAAATTATCCTGGAGGATAATTCAAGAACTACCTTATTCCCCGACGCAGAAATGCCAGATTGGGAGTGA
- a CDS encoding ATP-binding protein produces MNWEQIVGQENLKKLLRESISDNRVGHAQLFIGKEGYGTLPLALAFAKEIFAKENLHSSSKVEHLNHLDLHFSFPVFKEKSSGLSDNFLENFREMILANPYANNEDWTKILESENKQLTIYADEVDELNKKFSLKSFEGGSKILIVWQADKMNIAAANKFLKFLEEPPKDTLIILTAENIDFILPTILSRTQLVEIPRIQDEDIETFLKNNHQIGDEKLRETVFQAQGDWNSAQKLLVSENADTEFEDLFVMWVREAFQVKKKPEFLKNIVFWGRNIAAWNREKQKNFLDYCAEMFRLALLQNYGNETLVYKRIDSGGFKWDSFSRFIHGANIEAILTEISDADYHLERNANPRIVWTDLGIKLSRYIHKAP; encoded by the coding sequence ATGAATTGGGAACAGATTGTAGGTCAGGAAAATCTTAAAAAACTCCTCAGAGAGAGCATTTCAGATAACAGGGTAGGACACGCACAACTTTTCATCGGGAAGGAGGGTTACGGTACACTTCCGCTTGCACTGGCTTTTGCAAAAGAAATTTTCGCGAAAGAAAATCTGCATTCTTCATCAAAAGTAGAACATCTGAATCACCTTGATCTGCATTTCAGTTTTCCTGTGTTTAAAGAAAAAAGCAGCGGACTCTCCGATAATTTTCTTGAAAATTTCAGGGAAATGATTCTTGCTAATCCGTACGCTAATAATGAGGACTGGACTAAAATTCTGGAGTCCGAGAACAAGCAGCTTACTATTTATGCCGACGAAGTTGATGAACTGAATAAAAAGTTTTCTTTAAAAAGTTTCGAAGGCGGCAGCAAAATTCTGATTGTTTGGCAGGCAGACAAAATGAATATTGCTGCTGCCAACAAATTCCTGAAGTTTCTGGAGGAACCGCCGAAAGATACCTTAATCATCCTTACCGCTGAAAATATCGATTTTATTTTACCAACTATTCTTTCACGGACTCAGTTGGTAGAAATTCCCAGAATTCAGGACGAAGACATCGAGACTTTTCTTAAAAACAATCATCAGATTGGAGATGAAAAACTTAGAGAAACCGTTTTTCAGGCTCAGGGTGACTGGAACAGCGCGCAGAAACTTTTGGTTTCCGAAAATGCAGATACAGAATTTGAAGATCTTTTTGTAATGTGGGTTCGCGAGGCATTTCAGGTAAAGAAAAAACCGGAATTTCTGAAGAATATCGTTTTTTGGGGGCGTAACATCGCGGCATGGAACCGTGAAAAACAGAAGAATTTTTTAGATTACTGCGCTGAAATGTTCCGTCTTGCCTTACTTCAGAATTATGGCAACGAAACTTTAGTTTACAAGAGGATTGATTCCGGAGGTTTTAAATGGGATAGTTTTTCCCGGTTTATTCACGGGGCTAATATTGAAGCAATTCTCACCGAAATTTCTGATGCGGATTATCATCTTGAACGTAATGCAAATCCGAGGATAGTTTGGACTGATCTGGGAATTAAGCTTTCACGTTACATTCATAAGGCACCTTAA
- a CDS encoding TetR/AcrR family transcriptional regulator, with product MDRKFLEKVVDLFIDNGAKTLTMDDIAKEFGMSKKTLYQMYANKEALLEDVLEFKLTEVIEKLSELDNKIENAVERMFCRDEHIEKAAKSNNSLLIRQLIKYYPAIFNKHMMNFSKRFAEVLIHNIERGREQGYYRDDFDARLYAGIYFQMVMSYDNSPFLDTSKTDRTEYSNIALMFYMNAITTEKGKQQLKKYNNL from the coding sequence ATGGATAGAAAATTTCTGGAGAAAGTCGTTGATCTTTTTATCGATAACGGCGCTAAAACCCTCACGATGGATGATATCGCAAAGGAATTTGGGATGTCGAAAAAAACACTTTATCAAATGTACGCCAACAAGGAGGCTCTTTTGGAAGATGTGTTGGAATTTAAGCTTACAGAAGTAATTGAGAAGCTCAGTGAACTGGATAACAAAATAGAAAATGCTGTGGAACGCATGTTTTGTCGCGATGAACACATCGAAAAAGCAGCCAAGTCCAACAATTCATTATTAATACGCCAGCTTATCAAATATTACCCTGCAATCTTCAATAAGCACATGATGAACTTCTCAAAAAGATTCGCAGAAGTACTTATACATAACATTGAAAGAGGTAGGGAGCAGGGTTATTACAGAGATGATTTCGATGCAAGATTATATGCAGGTATCTACTTTCAGATGGTAATGTCTTATGACAATTCACCGTTTCTGGATACGAGTAAAACCGACCGTACAGAGTACAGCAATATTGCGCTCATGTTTTATATGAATGCAATTACCACCGAAAAAGGCAAACAACAGTTAAAAAAATATAACAATTTATAA
- a CDS encoding CsgG/HfaB family protein, translating into MKTHNLLKLAFLTPLLLLFQHCTLFNLPTNSEKSTLGEITPYTPEIKNLPAPKEKIVVGVYKFRDQTGQYKAAENGASWSTAIPQGTTTILLKALEDSRWFTPIERENIGNLLNERQIIRSTRKEYAGNDATESSMLPPLLFAGVILEGGVISYDTNVMTGGIGARYFGLGAGAQYRQDRITVYLRAVSTSTGEILKTVYTSKTILSTSINGNFFRFIDAERLLESDVGITQNEPVHLAVTEAIEKAVLSLIVEGVRDNLWANKQKSPGDFKEIIANYKSEEKLNDQRLIGNKFPNSDRGKFSLFAYAEGFKIKGDYVDAKMTLGGKAGIKYFLTDNLNAEVNFNAVTMENKDIFKKSVMMSEINLEYLFLSKYKFSPFVYAGGGSFFSPDKTRYKAQFGGGLEYLATKNLAVRVVSQYDFGFDDDWDDYINGSQKDQGVRIGLGLNYYFSSKKIKN; encoded by the coding sequence ATGAAAACACACAACCTTTTAAAACTAGCATTTCTAACTCCACTTTTACTCCTATTTCAGCACTGCACACTATTTAATTTACCTACAAACAGCGAAAAATCCACCTTAGGAGAAATTACTCCTTATACACCGGAAATTAAAAATCTGCCGGCACCAAAAGAGAAAATTGTTGTGGGAGTTTATAAATTTCGCGACCAAACCGGCCAATATAAGGCAGCGGAGAACGGCGCGAGTTGGAGTACAGCAATTCCACAAGGAACAACAACCATACTATTGAAAGCTCTGGAAGACAGTCGTTGGTTCACCCCAATTGAGCGTGAAAATATTGGAAACTTATTGAATGAAAGGCAGATCATTAGAAGTACAAGAAAAGAATATGCGGGAAACGATGCTACCGAATCCTCAATGTTACCGCCACTGCTTTTTGCGGGTGTAATTCTGGAAGGCGGAGTAATTTCTTATGACACCAATGTAATGACAGGCGGAATTGGAGCCCGCTATTTTGGCCTGGGTGCTGGAGCGCAATACCGGCAGGACAGGATTACCGTTTATCTTCGGGCTGTTTCGACTTCTACAGGAGAGATTCTTAAAACGGTATACACATCCAAAACAATTCTCTCTACCAGCATAAACGGCAATTTTTTTAGGTTTATTGATGCCGAACGACTTCTTGAATCTGATGTAGGAATTACGCAAAATGAGCCGGTACATTTAGCGGTCACTGAAGCTATTGAAAAAGCAGTTCTTTCTTTAATTGTTGAAGGAGTTCGTGACAATCTATGGGCAAATAAACAGAAAAGCCCGGGGGATTTTAAAGAAATTATTGCCAATTATAAATCAGAAGAGAAATTGAATGACCAGCGGCTCATCGGCAACAAATTTCCAAACAGTGACCGGGGCAAGTTTTCTTTGTTCGCGTACGCAGAAGGTTTTAAAATTAAGGGCGACTACGTTGATGCAAAGATGACGCTGGGTGGCAAGGCAGGAATTAAGTATTTCCTTACTGATAATTTAAATGCTGAAGTAAATTTTAATGCAGTTACGATGGAGAACAAGGATATCTTCAAAAAATCAGTAATGATGTCGGAGATCAATTTAGAATATCTTTTCCTTTCAAAATATAAGTTCAGTCCGTTTGTTTATGCTGGAGGTGGCTCCTTTTTCTCGCCGGACAAAACTAGATACAAAGCACAGTTTGGAGGTGGATTGGAATATTTAGCTACTAAGAATCTTGCGGTTCGGGTCGTAAGTCAATATGATTTCGGATTTGATGATGACTGGGATGACTACATCAACGGATCACAAAAAGATCAGGGTGTGAGAATTGGGCTAGGCTTAAACTATTATTTCAGTTCAAAAAAAATTAAAAACTAA
- a CDS encoding TolC family protein, which produces MKKLILTLILSGGFLYAQENKVLTLPEAISYALEHKADAEKARLDIRKGDAQIAEVKSNAYPNISFNSSTTYNPLLQESVLPGEIFGAPGQQVKVAFGQKWTSSNMVQLTQNLFNQSVFVGLKAAKSTKEFYLLNAELTEEQIIEKVANAYFQVYQADQMLKNAESNLAITNQTIKIIKGLYDAGLARKIDYDRVVVARNNVSSGVKQLENTVDLAENSLKFMIGMPMAQEITLPEQTFDPALLPDRSTNFSDRSEVKLVNKQIELLQWQKKATEAEYYPTVSLSANYGFLGQGDKMPWWNGKDNGVYWSDMASIGLNVRVPIFNGFATKSRVELNKIEIEKAQADLRETELGLDLQHKNAITKLENNMTMIDMQKENVSLAESVLSNTRSNYQHGLATLNDILDAERDLTEAKNNLTKAKLDYKLAEIDLLKSQGKLKTLNDIN; this is translated from the coding sequence ATGAAAAAGTTAATCTTAACCTTAATCCTGTCCGGCGGATTTTTATATGCTCAGGAAAACAAGGTTCTTACTTTACCCGAAGCTATTTCCTATGCATTGGAGCACAAAGCCGACGCGGAAAAAGCCCGGCTAGATATCCGTAAAGGAGATGCACAGATTGCAGAGGTAAAATCCAATGCTTATCCGAATATAAGTTTCAACAGTTCTACCACCTATAACCCTCTGCTGCAGGAATCTGTGTTACCGGGTGAAATATTTGGAGCACCGGGGCAACAGGTAAAAGTAGCTTTCGGTCAGAAATGGACTTCAAGCAATATGGTCCAGCTTACACAGAATCTTTTTAACCAATCAGTTTTTGTAGGCCTTAAGGCAGCTAAATCTACTAAAGAATTTTACCTTCTTAATGCAGAACTTACAGAAGAACAGATTATCGAGAAAGTTGCAAACGCTTACTTTCAGGTTTATCAGGCAGATCAGATGTTGAAAAATGCCGAAAGCAATCTTGCAATCACTAATCAGACCATCAAAATTATTAAAGGTTTATATGATGCAGGATTAGCCAGAAAGATTGATTATGACAGGGTAGTGGTAGCACGTAATAATGTGAGTTCCGGTGTTAAGCAGCTTGAAAATACGGTAGATTTAGCAGAAAACTCTCTCAAATTTATGATCGGAATGCCGATGGCTCAGGAAATTACACTTCCAGAGCAGACTTTTGATCCAGCATTGCTGCCAGACCGTTCTACAAATTTCTCTGACAGAAGTGAAGTGAAACTGGTAAACAAACAAATAGAATTGCTGCAGTGGCAGAAGAAAGCAACCGAAGCAGAATATTATCCAACTGTTTCGCTTTCTGCAAACTACGGTTTCCTTGGTCAGGGCGATAAAATGCCTTGGTGGAACGGGAAAGACAATGGTGTTTACTGGTCCGATATGGCATCGATTGGTTTGAATGTGAGAGTACCAATATTTAATGGCTTCGCAACCAAATCCAGAGTGGAACTCAATAAAATAGAAATAGAAAAAGCACAGGCAGATCTAAGAGAAACCGAACTGGGTCTGGATCTTCAGCACAAGAACGCAATCACCAAGCTTGAAAACAATATGACGATGATTGATATGCAGAAGGAGAACGTTTCACTTGCAGAAAGTGTGCTGTCGAACACCAGAAGCAATTACCAGCACGGTTTGGCAACATTAAACGACATTCTTGATGCAGAACGCGACCTTACCGAGGCTAAAAACAATCTTACAAAAGCAAAATTAGACTATAAACTTGCAGAAATCGACCTGTTGAAATCACAGGGTAAACTCAAAACATTAAACGATATCAATTAA
- a CDS encoding curli production assembly/transport component CsgF: MKKLLLIVFLTVFSISAIAQQLVYKPINPAFGGDTFNYQWLMSSASAQNQFDNNLRGALDRSTNSLDSFTENLNRQILSELSRKLFGDQFGDGDLQPGTYIFGSIYLEVIQTGQGLLINILNTDTGEQSEILIPGGG; encoded by the coding sequence ATGAAGAAGCTACTACTCATAGTATTTTTAACAGTATTTTCTATTTCAGCCATAGCACAGCAACTCGTGTATAAACCTATTAATCCCGCATTTGGCGGTGATACTTTCAACTACCAATGGTTAATGAGTTCTGCAAGTGCCCAGAACCAGTTTGATAATAATCTTAGGGGAGCATTAGATAGAAGTACAAATTCGCTTGACAGTTTTACCGAAAATTTAAACCGGCAAATCCTTAGTGAATTGTCGCGGAAACTTTTTGGAGATCAGTTCGGGGATGGTGATTTGCAGCCAGGAACCTACATTTTTGGTTCTATATACCTGGAAGTCATACAAACCGGTCAAGGATTACTTATCAATATTTTAAATACCGATACGGGAGAACAGTCAGAAATTCTTATTCCCGGTGGCGGTTAA